The following coding sequences lie in one Loxodonta africana isolate mLoxAfr1 chromosome X, mLoxAfr1.hap2, whole genome shotgun sequence genomic window:
- the FOXP3 gene encoding forkhead box protein P3 isoform X1: MPNPRPAKPLAPSLALSPSLGSLSSWRAAPKASDLLGTRGPGETFQGRDLRGGAHTSSSSLNPMPPSQLQLPTVPLVMVAPSRARLGPSPHSQALLQERPHFVHQVRPLNRQRGGSKWLSCAEGAPSQAEPQLIYAPQLSTVDAHARTPVLQVHPLESPAMISLPPPTTATGVFSLKARPGLPPGINMASLEWLSREPALLCTLPSPGAPRKDSTLMPQSSYPLLSNGVCKWPGCEKVFEQPEDFLKHCQVDHLLDEKGRAQCLLQKEMVQSLEQQLVMEKEKLGAMQAHLAGKMALTKAPSAASSDKSSCCTVAAGTTGSALPAWPGPGEAPNGLFAVRRHLWGSHGNSTFPEFFHNMDYFKFHNMRPPFTYATLIRWAILEAPEKQRTLNEIYHWFTRMFAFFRNHPATWKNAIRHNLSLHKCFVRVESEKGAVWTVDEFEFRKKRSQRPSRCSNPIPGP; this comes from the exons ATGCCTAACCCCAGGCCAGCCAAGCCCTTGGCCCCTTCCTTGGCCCTCAGCCCATCCCTGGGGTCCTTGTCCAGCTGGAGGGCTGCACCCAAGGCCTCAGACCTACTGGGGACCAGGGGACCAGGGGAAACTTTCCAGGGCCGGGACCTCCGAGGCGGGGCCCACACCTCCTCCTCATCCTTGAACCCCATGCCACCATCACAGCTGCAG CTGCCTACAGTTCCCCTAGTCATGGTGGCACCCTCCAGGGCACGACTGGGCCCCTCGCCCCATTCACAGGCACTCCTCCAGGAGAGACCACACTTCGTGCATCAGGTACGGCCTCTGAACAGGCAGAGGGGAGGAAGCAAGTGGTTGAGCTGTGCGGAGGGGGCCCCAAGCCAGGCTGAACCACAGCTCATATATGCCCCCCAGCTCTCAACAGTGGATGCCCATGCCCGGACTCCTGTGCTGCAAGTGCACCCACTGGAAAGTCCAGCCATGATCAGCCTCCCGCCACCCACCACTGCCACCGGAGTCTTCTCTCTCAAGGCCCGGCCTGGCCTGCCACCTG GGATCAACATGGCCAGCCTGGAGTGGTTGTCCAGGGAACCGGCGCTGCTGTGCACCCTCCCCAGCCCCGGGGCACCCAGGAAGGACAG CACCCTCATGCCACAGAGCtcctacccactgctgtcaaatggTGTCTGCAAGTGGCCTGGATGCGAGAAGGTCTTTGAGCAGCCAGAGGACTTCCTCAA GCACTGCCAGGTGGACCATCTCCTGGATGAGAAGGGCAGGGCGCAGTGTCTCCTCCAGAAGGAAATGGTGCAGTCTCTGGAGCAGCAG CTGGTAATGGAGAAGGAGAAGCTGGGCGCCATGCAGGCCCACTTGGCTGGGAAGATGGCACTGACCAAGGCTCCATCTGCG gcaTCCTCTGACAAGAGCTCCTGCTGCACTGTAGCTGCAGGCACCACGGGCAGTGCCCTCCCCGCCTGGCCTGGCCCTGGGGAGGCCCCCAACGGCCTGTTTGCTGTGCGCAGGCACCTCTGGGGCAGCCATGGAAATAGTACATTCCCAG AGTTCTTCCACAACATGGACTACTTCAAGTTCCACAACATGCGGCCCCCTTTCACTTATGCTACTCTCATCCGCTGG GCCATCCTGGAGGCTCCTGAGAAGCAGCGGACACTCAATGAGATCTACCACTGGTTCACACGCATGTTCGCCTTCTTCAGAAACCACCCTGCTACCTGGAAG AATGCCATTCGCCACAACCTGAGCCTACACAAGTGCTTTGTGCGGGTGGAGAGTGAGAAGGGGGCTGTGTGGACCGTGGATGAGTTCGAGTTCCGCAAGAAGAGGAGCCAGAGGCCCAGCAGGTGCTCCAACCCCATACCTGGCCCCTGA
- the FOXP3 gene encoding forkhead box protein P3 isoform X2, with protein MPNPRPAKPLAPSLALSPSLGSLSSWRAAPKASDLLGTRGPGETFQGRDLRGGAHTSSSSLNPMPPSQLQLPTVPLVMVAPSRARLGPSPHSQALLQERPHFVHQLSTVDAHARTPVLQVHPLESPAMISLPPPTTATGVFSLKARPGLPPGINMASLEWLSREPALLCTLPSPGAPRKDSTLMPQSSYPLLSNGVCKWPGCEKVFEQPEDFLKHCQVDHLLDEKGRAQCLLQKEMVQSLEQQLVMEKEKLGAMQAHLAGKMALTKAPSAASSDKSSCCTVAAGTTGSALPAWPGPGEAPNGLFAVRRHLWGSHGNSTFPEFFHNMDYFKFHNMRPPFTYATLIRWAILEAPEKQRTLNEIYHWFTRMFAFFRNHPATWKNAIRHNLSLHKCFVRVESEKGAVWTVDEFEFRKKRSQRPSRCSNPIPGP; from the exons ATGCCTAACCCCAGGCCAGCCAAGCCCTTGGCCCCTTCCTTGGCCCTCAGCCCATCCCTGGGGTCCTTGTCCAGCTGGAGGGCTGCACCCAAGGCCTCAGACCTACTGGGGACCAGGGGACCAGGGGAAACTTTCCAGGGCCGGGACCTCCGAGGCGGGGCCCACACCTCCTCCTCATCCTTGAACCCCATGCCACCATCACAGCTGCAG CTGCCTACAGTTCCCCTAGTCATGGTGGCACCCTCCAGGGCACGACTGGGCCCCTCGCCCCATTCACAGGCACTCCTCCAGGAGAGACCACACTTCGTGCATCAG CTCTCAACAGTGGATGCCCATGCCCGGACTCCTGTGCTGCAAGTGCACCCACTGGAAAGTCCAGCCATGATCAGCCTCCCGCCACCCACCACTGCCACCGGAGTCTTCTCTCTCAAGGCCCGGCCTGGCCTGCCACCTG GGATCAACATGGCCAGCCTGGAGTGGTTGTCCAGGGAACCGGCGCTGCTGTGCACCCTCCCCAGCCCCGGGGCACCCAGGAAGGACAG CACCCTCATGCCACAGAGCtcctacccactgctgtcaaatggTGTCTGCAAGTGGCCTGGATGCGAGAAGGTCTTTGAGCAGCCAGAGGACTTCCTCAA GCACTGCCAGGTGGACCATCTCCTGGATGAGAAGGGCAGGGCGCAGTGTCTCCTCCAGAAGGAAATGGTGCAGTCTCTGGAGCAGCAG CTGGTAATGGAGAAGGAGAAGCTGGGCGCCATGCAGGCCCACTTGGCTGGGAAGATGGCACTGACCAAGGCTCCATCTGCG gcaTCCTCTGACAAGAGCTCCTGCTGCACTGTAGCTGCAGGCACCACGGGCAGTGCCCTCCCCGCCTGGCCTGGCCCTGGGGAGGCCCCCAACGGCCTGTTTGCTGTGCGCAGGCACCTCTGGGGCAGCCATGGAAATAGTACATTCCCAG AGTTCTTCCACAACATGGACTACTTCAAGTTCCACAACATGCGGCCCCCTTTCACTTATGCTACTCTCATCCGCTGG GCCATCCTGGAGGCTCCTGAGAAGCAGCGGACACTCAATGAGATCTACCACTGGTTCACACGCATGTTCGCCTTCTTCAGAAACCACCCTGCTACCTGGAAG AATGCCATTCGCCACAACCTGAGCCTACACAAGTGCTTTGTGCGGGTGGAGAGTGAGAAGGGGGCTGTGTGGACCGTGGATGAGTTCGAGTTCCGCAAGAAGAGGAGCCAGAGGCCCAGCAGGTGCTCCAACCCCATACCTGGCCCCTGA